The Bacteroidota bacterium genome segment TTGACGATTTGAGACAGTTCACCATCCAAAAATTATCAATATTGTCTAAAATCTTAAAAATATAAGTTCAAAATTCAGGGAGTTATGTTAAAAATTAAAAGGGCACTTTTAAGTATAAAACAAGACAAAATCAGGCAAATGAAGACAAATTTAAGCAAATTATATCTACCTAATTAATGAAATTAAAATCCTGTGAAAATCGGTGTTAAATGATAAAATTTTCTTTCGGGAAAATTACAAATTAATTAATCTTTAAAAAATCAATCTAAAACTCTCTATAAATGACTCCTAAAATTCAATGCTTGAAACTAAATATTTTACAAATATTTAGTAACTCTCTCACCAAACATAATTGAAAGTTCATTAACAATTAATCCCCAGTTCTTAATTGGCATAGTCCATTTTCTAGTATTATCCTCAACTATTAAATAAAGTAATTTGAACAAGGAATTATCAGATGGAAAAGAAGATTTAGTTTTAGTCGATTTTCTTAAGATCCTATTAAAACCTTCAATCCGATTAGTAGTATAAATCATTCTCCTAATTTCAGGAGAATATTTGAAAAAAGTTGAAAGTTCAGCCCAATTATTTCTCCAAGAATCACAAGCATATTGATATTTCTTACCCCACTTTTTTTCAAACTTATCTAAAGCTTCTAAACCTGCTTTTTCATTTGGTGCTTTGTAAATTGGTTTCATATCATTACAAAACTCTTTTCTATCTTTATAACTTACAAATTTAGTTGAAGTTCTTATTTGATGAACAATACATTTTTGAATTTCTGTTTCTGGAAATGCAGTTTCTATTGCTTCTCGAAATCCTTTAAGTCCATCAACACATGCAATTAAACAGTCTTTAACACCCCTATGCTTTAAATCTGTCAAAACAGATAACCAAAATTTAGAACTTTCAGCTTCACCAATATAAATTCCTAAGATGTCTTTCATTCCATTTATGTCTATTCCATAAACTATGTAAACTGTTTTCTTTTTTACTATTCCTTCTTCTCTTACATT includes the following:
- a CDS encoding IS256 family transposase, with product MIGINTIEEAKDFLKNNKIGSIQDIETSLAKSFSKLIQAALEAEMDNHIGYTKYDWKNKQIPNSRNGHTKKTVQSNYGKTTLEIPRDTDRDFEPVMVKKHERQISVSIEDSILSLYAKGMSTRDIDAHIGKIYDINISAEMVSKITNKILPIAQEWQTRLLEEIYSIIFLDGIIFNVREEGIVKKKTVYIVYGIDINGMKDILGIYIGEAESSKFWLSVLTDLKHRGVKDCLIACVDGLKGFREAIETAFPETEIQKCIVHQIRTSTKFVSYKDRKEFCNDMKPIYKAPNEKAGLEALDKFEKKWGKKYQYACDSWRNNWAELSTFFKYSPEIRRMIYTTNRIEGFNRILRKSTKTKSSFPSDNSLFKLLYLIVEDNTRKWTMPIKNWGLIVNELSIMFGERVTKYL